One region of Lagopus muta isolate bLagMut1 chromosome 13, bLagMut1 primary, whole genome shotgun sequence genomic DNA includes:
- the LOC125699785 gene encoding uncharacterized protein LOC125699785 isoform X1 codes for MSNTHYVLLLFLGSCLGVEITEIKLAAEGSSVMMHAPAISNTNITEWEYIEGNTPKFILQYYANSQSAVVYTAYRDRVVFYQTNGSLFLQQLREADSGLYKATVDLMQDWARTTILEVIKPVPQPKLLKSSNLNRSLIKLICLLPNGTMAAVSWKKDGHSLTPQNYYQLTQNSTELWIRKGDKSNCGSYSCNVSNAVSWEEATFNLMIAGLSPPLQVALRMTVAALALTVITAIGFVIWLLQPGKHRLGKEAWTWLALPIKGLLGISCLLLFVTSVIWMQEEGPSAAFILHGLCFLAAVMTVVLITMISQCRPEALPQRPAQTCHHVILCSTAMTLAVNLSFSCLLLHNFQQVHGWCFRKGICTHCCQGKPCAEQGRNSRARFAPGAQMCEIAWLLRTCQCDCQLRPCCPGSSPVVLPLLGKKIVNGTKTRRANIPFTILEMTSHRSQAKKACCPAEFGAKIQPKC; via the exons ATGTCAAACACACACT ACgtgttgctgcttttcctgggaTCCTGCCTTGGGgtggaaatcacagaaataaaacttgcaGCAGAAGGATCCTCTGTCATGATGCATGCACCAGCAATCAGCAATACAAACATCACAGAGTGGGAATACATAGAGGGCAACACACCCAAATTCATCTTGCAGTACTATGCCAACTCACAGTCTGCAGTCGTTTACACAGCATACAGAGACAGAGTGGTTTTCTACCAAACAAATGGCTcgcttttcctgcagcagctgcggGAGGCAGACAGTGGCCTCTATAAAGCAACAGTTGACCTGATGCAGGACTGGGCTAGGACAACTATCCTGGAAGTAATCA AGCCTGTACCCCAGCCCAAACTCCTGAAGAGCTCAAACCTGAACAGGTCTCTCATCAAGCTGATCTGCCTGCTGCCCAATGGAACCATGGCTGCTGTCTCTTGGAAGAAGGATGGACATTCCCTTACCCCACAAAATTATTATCAGCTCACTCAGAACTCCACTGAGTTGTGGATAAGGAAGGGAGACAAGTCAAACTGCGGCTCCTACTCCTGCAACGTCAGCAATGCCGTAAGCTGGGAAGAGGCAACCTTCAACCTCATGATAGCAG GTCTCTCGCCTCCTCTCCAAGTTGCACTGAGGATGACAGTGGCTGCACTGGCTCTCACTGTCATCACTGCCATCGGCTTTGTCATCTGGCTCCTGCAGCCGGGGAAGCACAGACTTG gaaaagaagCATGGACATGGCTAGCTCTACCCATCAAGGGGCTGCTGGGCATCTCATGTCTTCTCCTGTTTGTCACCTCTGTCATCTGGATGCAGGAAGAAG GTCCTTCTGCTGCCTTCATCCTACATGGGCTTTGCTTCCTTGCTGCAGTCATGACTGTGGTGCTGATCACCATGATCTCTCAGTGCAGACCAGAAGCACTCCCCCAGCGCCCAGCCCAGACCT GCCATCATGTCATCCTGTGCAGTACAGCCATGACACTGGCAGTCAACTTGTCATTCTCCTGCCTCTTGCTCCACAACTTCCAGCAGGTCCATG GCTGGTGCTTCAGGAAGGGCATCTGCACTCATTGTTGCCAAGGCAAGCCATGTGCTGAGCAGGGAAGGAACAGCAGGGCAAGGTTTGCCCCTGGAGCTCAAATGTGTGAAAT AGCGTGGCTGCTCAGAACCTGTCAGTGTGATTGCCAGCTGCGTCCTTGCTGTCCTGGCAGCTCTCCTGTTGTTCTCCCTCTGTT GGGAAAGAAGATCGTGAACGGAACCAAGACAAGGAGAGCAAACATTCCCTTCACCATCCTGGAGATGACATCACACAGGAGCCAGGCTAAAAAAGCCTGCTGTCCAGCAGAGTTTGGAGCAAAAATTCAgccaaaatgttaa
- the LOC125699785 gene encoding uncharacterized protein LOC125699785 isoform X3, translating into MSNTHYVLLLFLGSCLGVEITEIKLAAEGSSVMMHAPAISNTNITEWEYIEGNTPKFILQYYANSQSAVVYTAYRDRVVFYQTNGSLFLQQLREADSGLYKATVDLMQDWARTTILEVIKPVPQPKLLKSSNLNRSLIKLICLLPNGTMAAVSWKKDGHSLTPQNYYQLTQNSTELWIRKGDKSNCGSYSCNVSNAVSWEEATFNLMIAGLSPPLQVALRMTVAALALTVITAIGFVIWLLQPGKHRLGKEAWTWLALPIKGLLGISCLLLFVTSVIWMQEEGPSAAFILHGLCFLAAVMTVVLITMISQCRPEALPQRPAQTCHHVILCSTAMTLAVNLSFSCLLLHNFQQVHERGCSEPVSVIASCVLAVLAALLLFSLCYYKKKMDASKQTTSTQGKEDRERNQDKESKHSLHHPGDDITQEPG; encoded by the exons ATGTCAAACACACACT ACgtgttgctgcttttcctgggaTCCTGCCTTGGGgtggaaatcacagaaataaaacttgcaGCAGAAGGATCCTCTGTCATGATGCATGCACCAGCAATCAGCAATACAAACATCACAGAGTGGGAATACATAGAGGGCAACACACCCAAATTCATCTTGCAGTACTATGCCAACTCACAGTCTGCAGTCGTTTACACAGCATACAGAGACAGAGTGGTTTTCTACCAAACAAATGGCTcgcttttcctgcagcagctgcggGAGGCAGACAGTGGCCTCTATAAAGCAACAGTTGACCTGATGCAGGACTGGGCTAGGACAACTATCCTGGAAGTAATCA AGCCTGTACCCCAGCCCAAACTCCTGAAGAGCTCAAACCTGAACAGGTCTCTCATCAAGCTGATCTGCCTGCTGCCCAATGGAACCATGGCTGCTGTCTCTTGGAAGAAGGATGGACATTCCCTTACCCCACAAAATTATTATCAGCTCACTCAGAACTCCACTGAGTTGTGGATAAGGAAGGGAGACAAGTCAAACTGCGGCTCCTACTCCTGCAACGTCAGCAATGCCGTAAGCTGGGAAGAGGCAACCTTCAACCTCATGATAGCAG GTCTCTCGCCTCCTCTCCAAGTTGCACTGAGGATGACAGTGGCTGCACTGGCTCTCACTGTCATCACTGCCATCGGCTTTGTCATCTGGCTCCTGCAGCCGGGGAAGCACAGACTTG gaaaagaagCATGGACATGGCTAGCTCTACCCATCAAGGGGCTGCTGGGCATCTCATGTCTTCTCCTGTTTGTCACCTCTGTCATCTGGATGCAGGAAGAAG GTCCTTCTGCTGCCTTCATCCTACATGGGCTTTGCTTCCTTGCTGCAGTCATGACTGTGGTGCTGATCACCATGATCTCTCAGTGCAGACCAGAAGCACTCCCCCAGCGCCCAGCCCAGACCT GCCATCATGTCATCCTGTGCAGTACAGCCATGACACTGGCAGTCAACTTGTCATTCTCCTGCCTCTTGCTCCACAACTTCCAGCAGGTCCATG AGCGTGGCTGCTCAGAACCTGTCAGTGTGATTGCCAGCTGCGTCCTTGCTGTCCTGGCAGCTCTCCTGTTGTTCTCCCTCTGTT ATTACAAGAAGAAGATGGATGCCAGCAAACAGACCACAAGCACCCAA GGGAAAGAAGATCGTGAACGGAACCAAGACAAGGAGAGCAAACATTCCCTTCACCATCCTGGAGATGACATCACACAGGAGCCAGGCTAA
- the LOC125699785 gene encoding uncharacterized protein LOC125699785 isoform X2 — MSNTHYVLLLFLGSCLGVEITEIKLAAEGSSVMMHAPAISNTNITEWEYIEGNTPKFILQYYANSQSAVVYTAYRDRVVFYQTNGSLFLQQLREADSGLYKATVDLMQDWARTTILEVIKPVPQPKLLKSSNLNRSLIKLICLLPNGTMAAVSWKKDGHSLTPQNYYQLTQNSTELWIRKGDKSNCGSYSCNVSNAVSWEEATFNLMIAGLSPPLQVALRMTVAALALTVITAIGFVIWLLQPGKHRLGKEAWTWLALPIKGLLGISCLLLFVTSVIWMQEEGPSAAFILHGLCFLAAVMTVVLITMISQCRPEALPQRPAQTCHHVILCSTAMTLAVNLSFSCLLLHNFQQVHGWCFRKGICTHCCQGKPCAEQGRNSRARFAPGAQMCEIAWLLRTCQCDCQLRPCCPGSSPVVLPLLLQEEDGCQQTDHKHPRERRS; from the exons ATGTCAAACACACACT ACgtgttgctgcttttcctgggaTCCTGCCTTGGGgtggaaatcacagaaataaaacttgcaGCAGAAGGATCCTCTGTCATGATGCATGCACCAGCAATCAGCAATACAAACATCACAGAGTGGGAATACATAGAGGGCAACACACCCAAATTCATCTTGCAGTACTATGCCAACTCACAGTCTGCAGTCGTTTACACAGCATACAGAGACAGAGTGGTTTTCTACCAAACAAATGGCTcgcttttcctgcagcagctgcggGAGGCAGACAGTGGCCTCTATAAAGCAACAGTTGACCTGATGCAGGACTGGGCTAGGACAACTATCCTGGAAGTAATCA AGCCTGTACCCCAGCCCAAACTCCTGAAGAGCTCAAACCTGAACAGGTCTCTCATCAAGCTGATCTGCCTGCTGCCCAATGGAACCATGGCTGCTGTCTCTTGGAAGAAGGATGGACATTCCCTTACCCCACAAAATTATTATCAGCTCACTCAGAACTCCACTGAGTTGTGGATAAGGAAGGGAGACAAGTCAAACTGCGGCTCCTACTCCTGCAACGTCAGCAATGCCGTAAGCTGGGAAGAGGCAACCTTCAACCTCATGATAGCAG GTCTCTCGCCTCCTCTCCAAGTTGCACTGAGGATGACAGTGGCTGCACTGGCTCTCACTGTCATCACTGCCATCGGCTTTGTCATCTGGCTCCTGCAGCCGGGGAAGCACAGACTTG gaaaagaagCATGGACATGGCTAGCTCTACCCATCAAGGGGCTGCTGGGCATCTCATGTCTTCTCCTGTTTGTCACCTCTGTCATCTGGATGCAGGAAGAAG GTCCTTCTGCTGCCTTCATCCTACATGGGCTTTGCTTCCTTGCTGCAGTCATGACTGTGGTGCTGATCACCATGATCTCTCAGTGCAGACCAGAAGCACTCCCCCAGCGCCCAGCCCAGACCT GCCATCATGTCATCCTGTGCAGTACAGCCATGACACTGGCAGTCAACTTGTCATTCTCCTGCCTCTTGCTCCACAACTTCCAGCAGGTCCATG GCTGGTGCTTCAGGAAGGGCATCTGCACTCATTGTTGCCAAGGCAAGCCATGTGCTGAGCAGGGAAGGAACAGCAGGGCAAGGTTTGCCCCTGGAGCTCAAATGTGTGAAAT AGCGTGGCTGCTCAGAACCTGTCAGTGTGATTGCCAGCTGCGTCCTTGCTGTCCTGGCAGCTCTCCTGTTGTTCTCCCTCTGTT ATTACAAGAAGAAGATGGATGCCAGCAAACAGACCACAAGCACCCAA GGGAAAGAAGATCGTGA
- the LOC125699785 gene encoding hepatocyte cell adhesion molecule-like isoform X4 → MSNTHYVLLLFLGSCLGVEITEIKLAAEGSSVMMHAPAISNTNITEWEYIEGNTPKFILQYYANSQSAVVYTAYRDRVVFYQTNGSLFLQQLREADSGLYKATVDLMQDWARTTILEVIKPVPQPKLLKSSNLNRSLIKLICLLPNGTMAAVSWKKDGHSLTPQNYYQLTQNSTELWIRKGDKSNCGSYSCNVSNAVSWEEATFNLMIAGLSPPLQVALRMTVAALALTVITAIGFVIWLLQPGKHRLGKEAWTWLALPIKGLLGISCLLLFVTSVIWMQEEGPSAAFILHGLCFLAAVMTVVLITMISQCRPEALPQRPAQTCHHVILCSTAMTLAVNLSFSCLLLHNFQQVHERGCSEPVSVIASCVLAVLAALLLFSLCWERRS, encoded by the exons ATGTCAAACACACACT ACgtgttgctgcttttcctgggaTCCTGCCTTGGGgtggaaatcacagaaataaaacttgcaGCAGAAGGATCCTCTGTCATGATGCATGCACCAGCAATCAGCAATACAAACATCACAGAGTGGGAATACATAGAGGGCAACACACCCAAATTCATCTTGCAGTACTATGCCAACTCACAGTCTGCAGTCGTTTACACAGCATACAGAGACAGAGTGGTTTTCTACCAAACAAATGGCTcgcttttcctgcagcagctgcggGAGGCAGACAGTGGCCTCTATAAAGCAACAGTTGACCTGATGCAGGACTGGGCTAGGACAACTATCCTGGAAGTAATCA AGCCTGTACCCCAGCCCAAACTCCTGAAGAGCTCAAACCTGAACAGGTCTCTCATCAAGCTGATCTGCCTGCTGCCCAATGGAACCATGGCTGCTGTCTCTTGGAAGAAGGATGGACATTCCCTTACCCCACAAAATTATTATCAGCTCACTCAGAACTCCACTGAGTTGTGGATAAGGAAGGGAGACAAGTCAAACTGCGGCTCCTACTCCTGCAACGTCAGCAATGCCGTAAGCTGGGAAGAGGCAACCTTCAACCTCATGATAGCAG GTCTCTCGCCTCCTCTCCAAGTTGCACTGAGGATGACAGTGGCTGCACTGGCTCTCACTGTCATCACTGCCATCGGCTTTGTCATCTGGCTCCTGCAGCCGGGGAAGCACAGACTTG gaaaagaagCATGGACATGGCTAGCTCTACCCATCAAGGGGCTGCTGGGCATCTCATGTCTTCTCCTGTTTGTCACCTCTGTCATCTGGATGCAGGAAGAAG GTCCTTCTGCTGCCTTCATCCTACATGGGCTTTGCTTCCTTGCTGCAGTCATGACTGTGGTGCTGATCACCATGATCTCTCAGTGCAGACCAGAAGCACTCCCCCAGCGCCCAGCCCAGACCT GCCATCATGTCATCCTGTGCAGTACAGCCATGACACTGGCAGTCAACTTGTCATTCTCCTGCCTCTTGCTCCACAACTTCCAGCAGGTCCATG AGCGTGGCTGCTCAGAACCTGTCAGTGTGATTGCCAGCTGCGTCCTTGCTGTCCTGGCAGCTCTCCTGTTGTTCTCCCTCTGTT GGGAAAGAAGATCGTGA
- the LOC125699789 gene encoding uncharacterized protein LOC125699789 isoform X2, with translation MLVPLKQAAEVERALQRRVAMVGSSVLLAGPLNITLIHSIRWEHLNGTASHTILQYERHNLTIHMPYIARAHLHASNGSLLLEDLQESDSGIYRVTVNQAERESLSVLLDVLKPVSHPQLWSSGLVAKASGEVLCEVAEGRADVFTWKKDGQMLPPDRSYHLSGSLSVLPLRMVKKSDCGSYSCNASNGISWQETSLNVTVAGLSPPLQDVLRISVVALVFAAVSGWGIIFPVCQSEKLRIRGELWRWLSAYTCGLVCISSILTGTAGLLWMREEGPSIAVILPQIFLLYVIVITFLVASTVTFQPTKLIRLQSTAAQRTMGYAAPGGVLLVVLTSSFHMKNIHRRHEEGCAAFMDVTTLVVSTAAVLALPILAIFLCYHTTQGWLQERDSNCADMER, from the exons ATGCTGGTGCCTTTGAAACAGGCTGCAGAAGTGGAgagagccctgcagagaagagtgGCCATGGTGGGTTCCTCAGTGCTGCTTGCGGGGCCGCTTAACATCACGCTCATCCACTCCATACGGTGGGAGCACCTCAATGGCACTGCTTCCCACACCATCCTGCAGTATGAGAGGCACAACCTGACCATCCACATGCCATACATTGCACGAGCCCATCTGCATGCGTCCAATGGATCTCTCCTCCTGGAGGACCTCCAGGAAAGCGACAGTGGCATCTACAGAGTGACTGTCAACCAAGCAGAAAGGGAGAGCTTGTCAGTCTTGCTGGATGTTCTGA aGCCTGTGTCTCACCCTCAGCTCTGGAGCAGTGGCCTGGTGGCCAAGGCAAGTGGTGAGGTACTATGTGAGGTAGCAGAGGGCAGGGCAGACGTCTTCACCTGGAAGAAGGATGGGCAGATGCTTCCCCCGGACAGAAGTTACCACCTCTCTGGAAGCCTCAGTGTTTTGCCACTGAGGATGGTAAAGAAATCGGACTGTGGCTCCTATTCCTGCAATGCCAGCAATGGGATAAGTTGGCAGGAGACCTCCCTGAACGTCACTGTTGCAG gtcTCTCCCCTCCCTTGCAGGATGTGCTGAGGATTTCAGTGGTTGCTCTGGTCTTTGCTGCTGTCTCAGGATGGGGCATAATTTTTCCTGTCTGCCAGTCTGAAAAGCTAAGAATAA GGGGAGAGCTGTGGAGGTGGCTCAGTGCCTACACCTGTGGGCTGGTGTGCATCTCCTCCATCCTGactggcactgctgggctccTCTGGATGAGAGAAGAAG GCCCATCCATTGCTGTCATACTGCcacagattttccttttgtatgTGATTGTGATCACCTTCTTAGTGGCCTCCACAGTGACATTCCAGCCTACGAAGCTCATCCGGCTCCAAAGCACAGCAG CACAGCGCACGATGGGCTATGCTGCTCCAGGAGGGGTGCTCCTGGTGGTGCTGACAAGCAGCTTCCACATGAAGAACATCCACCGGCGCCATG AAGAAGGCTGCGCGGCGTTCATGGACGTCACCACCCTTGtggtcagcacagcagcagtgttggCCCTGCCGATCCTTGCCATCTTCCTCTGCT ATCACACAACACAGGGGTGGCTGCAGGAACGTGACTCCAATTGTGCAGACATGGAGAG GTAA
- the LOC125699789 gene encoding uncharacterized protein LOC125699789 isoform X1, whose translation MLVPLKQAAEVERALQRRVAMVGSSVLLAGPLNITLIHSIRWEHLNGTASHTILQYERHNLTIHMPYIARAHLHASNGSLLLEDLQESDSGIYRVTVNQAERESLSVLLDVLKPVSHPQLWSSGLVAKASGEVLCEVAEGRADVFTWKKDGQMLPPDRSYHLSGSLSVLPLRMVKKSDCGSYSCNASNGISWQETSLNVTVAGLSPPLQDVLRISVVALVFAAVSGWGIIFPVCQSEKLRIRGELWRWLSAYTCGLVCISSILTGTAGLLWMREEGPSIAVILPQIFLLYVIVITFLVASTVTFQPTKLIRLQSTAAQRTMGYAAPGGVLLVVLTSSFHMKNIHRRHEEGCAAFMDVTTLVVSTAAVLALPILAIFLCYHTTQGWLQERDSNCADMERSFEMSLPISKDPDLTC comes from the exons ATGCTGGTGCCTTTGAAACAGGCTGCAGAAGTGGAgagagccctgcagagaagagtgGCCATGGTGGGTTCCTCAGTGCTGCTTGCGGGGCCGCTTAACATCACGCTCATCCACTCCATACGGTGGGAGCACCTCAATGGCACTGCTTCCCACACCATCCTGCAGTATGAGAGGCACAACCTGACCATCCACATGCCATACATTGCACGAGCCCATCTGCATGCGTCCAATGGATCTCTCCTCCTGGAGGACCTCCAGGAAAGCGACAGTGGCATCTACAGAGTGACTGTCAACCAAGCAGAAAGGGAGAGCTTGTCAGTCTTGCTGGATGTTCTGA aGCCTGTGTCTCACCCTCAGCTCTGGAGCAGTGGCCTGGTGGCCAAGGCAAGTGGTGAGGTACTATGTGAGGTAGCAGAGGGCAGGGCAGACGTCTTCACCTGGAAGAAGGATGGGCAGATGCTTCCCCCGGACAGAAGTTACCACCTCTCTGGAAGCCTCAGTGTTTTGCCACTGAGGATGGTAAAGAAATCGGACTGTGGCTCCTATTCCTGCAATGCCAGCAATGGGATAAGTTGGCAGGAGACCTCCCTGAACGTCACTGTTGCAG gtcTCTCCCCTCCCTTGCAGGATGTGCTGAGGATTTCAGTGGTTGCTCTGGTCTTTGCTGCTGTCTCAGGATGGGGCATAATTTTTCCTGTCTGCCAGTCTGAAAAGCTAAGAATAA GGGGAGAGCTGTGGAGGTGGCTCAGTGCCTACACCTGTGGGCTGGTGTGCATCTCCTCCATCCTGactggcactgctgggctccTCTGGATGAGAGAAGAAG GCCCATCCATTGCTGTCATACTGCcacagattttccttttgtatgTGATTGTGATCACCTTCTTAGTGGCCTCCACAGTGACATTCCAGCCTACGAAGCTCATCCGGCTCCAAAGCACAGCAG CACAGCGCACGATGGGCTATGCTGCTCCAGGAGGGGTGCTCCTGGTGGTGCTGACAAGCAGCTTCCACATGAAGAACATCCACCGGCGCCATG AAGAAGGCTGCGCGGCGTTCATGGACGTCACCACCCTTGtggtcagcacagcagcagtgttggCCCTGCCGATCCTTGCCATCTTCCTCTGCT ATCACACAACACAGGGGTGGCTGCAGGAACGTGACTCCAATTGTGCAGACATGGAGAG GTCCTTTGAGATGTCCCTGCCCATCAGCAAGGATCCTGATTTAACCTGCTAG